The following is a genomic window from Candidatus Thermoplasmatota archaeon.
GCCCGTCATGTTCGTACCGTGACAGGACAGGCATCCCCTCAGGGTGCCGGCGTCGATCACCTCTTCGCCCTCGATGATGATGAACCCGCCCTCGATCTGGCTTTCGAGGAATGGCAGCTTCTCCGCAGTGAACAGGTACTCGTAGTACACGGCACCGAGCGAGTGAAGGCTCTGTCCGAACTCCTGGGCCTCTGTTGCATGGCACTGCCCGCAATCGTCGGGCGTGACGACGACAGCTATCGTGTATCCATTGTGGGATATCGCGTCGGTATCGGAGGCGCTCGCCCCGTGGCAGGTGATGCAGGTGACGTTCTCGTCGGCGTGTTCGCTGCTTTCCCAGTCATCGATTATGCCCAAAAGCACTCCAGAGCTTTCGTGGCAATCCGCACAAGGATCCGCCCCGACGGAGGCCAGCAATGCGATTACGGTGATGAGCATCAGGAAGCTCGTCCCGAAGACTATCATTCTCTTGTTGGCCTTCAGTGTCTCAAGGAACTTCGCACTCTGTGACGGCATGTCCCCCGCCTCCTGTTTGCTTGGTATGCGGGGTTTGTATAAGATTGTTGTGAAGTGTGCTTCTTGGGGCCGATGTCAGAGCAGCCTCTTCGACCCTTCTATCTTCTTGATGTCCGTGATGTCCTGGGTTACCTCCAGACATCCGATGTAGTCCCCGTTCTTGCCGTGAACAGGGAAGTAGCGTATGAAAATCATCCTGCCCTTGACCTCAATCCAGAACTCTGCGACATCCCGCTCCCCGCTCTTGAATTCCTCCACGATCTGGTTTACGACATGTACGCTCTTCTCCGGATGACACTTCTGCACTTCTCGACCGATGACCGCCTTCGTTCTTGTGAAGATCTTCTCCTTTGGTTCGCTGAAGTAGCGAACCGTGTCCTTGTCATCCACGAACGTTATGTCAAAGGGGAGCGTGTTGAGAACCGCTTCGACCTGCTCCCTTGAGAGATGGCCCATTCCGAGGTCGATCAACCCCTCCACTTCGACCTTGGGTGCTTCCTCGACCTCCTCGATCGCCATCTTGGCGGGCTCTGGAGTGAAACAGCAGTAGCCGAGCTCGTCGAACTGTCGCCTCGTGTCCTTCCACTCGGCGTCGCCCATGACCTGCATCGCGGCCGGGAAGAGTATGTTGTTCTCCTTGTAGAAGTGACCAGAAAGCATGTCTGCCAGCGATGCTGCGACGTTGCTGAGCCTGCTGACGAACTCCTCGAAGGCCACGCCCTCTCGCGTTTCGAGGACCGTGAATAGGCCCTTCTTGATCTCCCTGATCTTGTCGTGCTCGATCCACATCATGGCGGGCGGTTCCTTTATCCCGTGCTTCTCCAGGTACGGGAAGAGAACGTTCTCCTCGCGCACGTAGTGGCTCTCGGAATCCTGAAGATGATGCGCGATGTGGTCAAGGTGTTTGATCTCGTCAGCGACCGAGTCGAAGTCTCCCTTCCCCCTCAGGTCCTTGGCGACGATGCCCAGCTCATTGGCGTACTCAAGGAGGATCTTGTGCTCTCCCATGAGGATGCCTATCGGGTGATCTGGCGGGGCCACGAGCTCTTCCTTATCGCCCGACTCCCTGAGGATGGCGAGGTGGACGTCGCACAGCCCGTGAACCTCATCGGTGGACATGCCTTCCTTGATGATCTCCTCCTCGATCTTGGATATCTCGACCGGCGTCACGTCCTTCAGGAATTCCTTGAACTCCCCCTTCACGACATCGGGATCCTCTCCCTTGTGCAATCTCCTGATGATGTTCTTCAACACTTCCTTCTTCTCTTCGTCCTTGGACGTGCCATTCATATCTTCACCACCTTTCTCGGCGACTCGGTTTTGGCCTGCCCTCAGACATTCACAACGCTATATAAACTCACGGATTCTCCTCTGGGTGCCTCTCGAAGATGATCTCTCCCTCGTACTCGATCCGGAAAATCTTGTATATCGGAATCCGCGCTTGGATCGTCGTGAAGTACCCCCTCTCGAGCTCGGTTATCTCCGCGCCGCTGATGACCACGTATCCGCTCTCCGCGCCTCTGTGCTCGTACCAGACCTTGGCCTTGGCGAGGTCCCTGTCATCCCGCCACTTCAGCTCGTTCAGGATCTCCCTGGGAGTCATCGTCAATGGAATCGTGGGGAAACGCATAAGCTTTGCCAAAAAGGAATTAAGACACGAAGCATTTACGCAGACCGATGGAGTACGAGGGGGTTGTGAAGAGTGTTCTGGACGGCGCCGGCGCTGTCGTGGGAGACTACATCGAGGTCACCCGGGAGAAGGACTCCTTCAACGGGATAGTGATGCCCCACGTCGAGTTCAGCGGGAACGACATCCTCACTCTGAAGCTCGACAATGGCTACAACATCGGAATCGAAGTCGACGACCTGTGCAAGGTCCGGCTCGTGCAGAGGAGAGAGGAGGGCAAGAGGGTGGAGGCGGAATATGTGGCGGACCCTGGCAAGCCAACGGTCTCGATCCTGGGCACAGGTGGGACGATAGCCTCGTACGTCGAGTACAGGACCGGGGCGGTGTTTCCGGCCGAGAAGGCGAAGGATCTGGTCTTCACCGTTCCGGAGCTTGCGGACTTGTGTAACGTTAGGGCGAAGGTGGTGTATAGCATGTTCAGCGAGAATATGACATCGGAGAACTGGAAGAAGCTCGCGGGCGAGGCTGCGGCTGAGCTTGACTCGGGATCGAGCGGCGTGGTCATGCCACACGGGACGGACACGCTCGGCTACACCGCGGCGGCCCTCTCGTTCATGCTGGACGACCTGAGCGGGCCCGTGATCCTCGTCGGATCGCAGAGGTCATCGGACCGCCCCTCTTCGGACGCGTTCCTCAACCTGACCTCGTCGGCCAGACTGGCCAAAGAGGATCTGGGTGAGGTGGTTGTCGTGATGCACGGCGAGACCTCGGACAGCCTATGCACCATTCACAGGGGCACGAAGGTGAGGAAGATGCACAGCAGCAGAAGGGACGCCTTCATGAGCATCAACCAGAAGCCTCTCGGAAGCGTTCACCAGGACGGCCGAACGGAGTGG
Proteins encoded in this region:
- a CDS encoding RNA repair domain-containing protein, giving the protein MTPREILNELKWRDDRDLAKAKVWYEHRGAESGYVVISGAEITELERGYFTTIQARIPIYKIFRIEYEGEIIFERHPEENP
- a CDS encoding DUF438 domain-containing protein; translated protein: MNGTSKDEEKKEVLKNIIRRLHKGEDPDVVKGEFKEFLKDVTPVEISKIEEEIIKEGMSTDEVHGLCDVHLAILRESGDKEELVAPPDHPIGILMGEHKILLEYANELGIVAKDLRGKGDFDSVADEIKHLDHIAHHLQDSESHYVREENVLFPYLEKHGIKEPPAMMWIEHDKIREIKKGLFTVLETREGVAFEEFVSRLSNVAASLADMLSGHFYKENNILFPAAMQVMGDAEWKDTRRQFDELGYCCFTPEPAKMAIEEVEEAPKVEVEGLIDLGMGHLSREQVEAVLNTLPFDITFVDDKDTVRYFSEPKEKIFTRTKAVIGREVQKCHPEKSVHVVNQIVEEFKSGERDVAEFWIEVKGRMIFIRYFPVHGKNGDYIGCLEVTQDITDIKKIEGSKRLL
- the gatD gene encoding Glu-tRNA(Gln) amidotransferase subunit GatD; protein product: MEYEGVVKSVLDGAGAVVGDYIEVTREKDSFNGIVMPHVEFSGNDILTLKLDNGYNIGIEVDDLCKVRLVQRREEGKRVEAEYVADPGKPTVSILGTGGTIASYVEYRTGAVFPAEKAKDLVFTVPELADLCNVRAKVVYSMFSENMTSENWKKLAGEAAAELDSGSSGVVMPHGTDTLGYTAAALSFMLDDLSGPVILVGSQRSSDRPSSDAFLNLTSSARLAKEDLGEVVVVMHGETSDSLCTIHRGTKVRKMHSSRRDAFMSINQKPLGSVHQDGRTEWLDEHRSRSSGPVKIQADMEDDVVLVYFYPGLPAQLFRSMVKDARGVVIAGTGLGHVSSSLFPEVESLIQAGTPVVMTTQCLYGRVNMNVYSAGRDLLLAGVIPGEDMLPETAFIKLMWVLGQTSDAAKIKELMTTNLRGEINPAIKLEEYSE